A single genomic interval of Halogeometricum sp. S3BR5-2 harbors:
- a CDS encoding orc1/cdc6 family replication initiation protein — MAGSDQGGTDQSTLGEEETRSQAAETETDAAEADAAGNSASARDEVDSAENSQRSIRDMLDEEGGASVFDNRDLVEPDTIIDEERIVGRDDQLESVVSFLKPTLQGNRPPNMLLYGPAGTGKSLIVGAVTEQIIELCKSKGERFGVVSINCQPINTLDQAVYELVQTVAKNVGAEVGVPETGVSTKRKYRRLYELINENYDSVIFILDEIDLLVGRRANDEPAYSKLLYQLSRASNTNEIEGRVSVAALTNDPKFMENIDGRAESSFNPRDVYFPDYDANQLRQILKNRRDAFRPDALEDDVIPLVAAFAAQSHGDARKAIDLFRGAGDLADERGEEEVREEHVRESQEEIDKDRSLKLVEGLTTQKKISLYATAAVARYSRRSGSSVPSPVGFKVYQWVTDELDADQMTRETYVKYVKELSTYGLISTSRKSRGRGGGMYMEFTFTGDPTAIMDRIVEDTRLETIGGQDELLQSVVNAQLNEFHEK, encoded by the coding sequence ATGGCCGGTAGCGATCAGGGTGGGACGGATCAATCTACCCTTGGAGAAGAAGAAACACGTTCTCAGGCGGCAGAAACTGAAACCGACGCCGCCGAAGCGGATGCCGCCGGTAACTCCGCTTCAGCACGCGATGAAGTAGATTCCGCGGAGAACTCGCAACGCTCCATCCGCGATATGCTCGATGAGGAGGGTGGTGCGTCGGTTTTCGACAACAGAGATCTCGTCGAGCCCGATACGATCATCGACGAGGAACGGATCGTTGGTCGCGATGACCAGCTCGAGTCCGTTGTCTCGTTCCTGAAACCCACCCTGCAAGGGAATCGGCCGCCGAACATGCTGTTGTATGGTCCAGCAGGCACGGGAAAATCACTCATCGTTGGAGCTGTTACGGAGCAAATCATCGAACTCTGTAAGTCGAAGGGAGAGCGCTTCGGCGTCGTCTCGATCAATTGCCAACCGATCAATACGCTCGACCAAGCGGTCTACGAACTCGTTCAAACCGTCGCGAAGAACGTGGGCGCAGAGGTCGGTGTTCCTGAGACAGGAGTGTCGACCAAACGCAAGTACCGTCGACTGTACGAACTCATCAACGAGAACTATGACTCGGTCATTTTCATCCTCGACGAGATTGACCTCCTGGTCGGCCGACGCGCAAATGACGAGCCGGCTTATTCGAAACTTCTCTACCAGCTCTCCCGTGCGAGCAATACGAACGAAATCGAGGGACGGGTCTCAGTTGCGGCGTTGACGAACGATCCGAAGTTCATGGAGAACATCGACGGGCGTGCAGAGAGCTCATTCAATCCACGAGACGTCTACTTCCCCGATTACGACGCCAATCAGTTGCGCCAGATTCTCAAAAATCGGCGAGACGCCTTCCGGCCTGATGCACTGGAAGATGACGTGATTCCACTGGTTGCGGCGTTCGCAGCGCAAAGCCACGGTGACGCTCGGAAGGCCATCGATCTGTTCCGCGGTGCTGGTGATCTCGCTGACGAACGCGGGGAAGAGGAAGTTCGCGAGGAACACGTCCGTGAATCGCAGGAGGAGATCGACAAGGACCGATCACTGAAACTCGTTGAGGGGTTGACGACCCAGAAGAAGATATCCCTGTATGCGACAGCAGCGGTCGCCCGATACTCCAGGCGGTCGGGAAGTTCAGTTCCGAGTCCAGTCGGGTTCAAAGTCTATCAGTGGGTCACGGACGAACTCGATGCCGATCAAATGACTCGAGAAACCTACGTCAAGTACGTGAAAGAGCTCTCCACGTATGGATTGATCTCGACGTCGAGGAAAAGCCGAGGACGTGGTGGTGGGATGTACATGGAGTTCACGTTCACGGGAGATCCAACAGCGATTATGGATCGAATCGTCGAGGACACGAGGCTAGAAACCATCGGTGGCCAAGATGAGCTCCTTCAGTCGGTCGTCAATGCTCAGTTGAACGAATTCCACGAGAAGTAA